In Pseudomonas abieticivorans, the genomic window CTGTTGGCCGCCGTGCCCATTGTGTTTTTCCTGCTGGCGTTGACGTTGCTCAAGCTCAAGGGCCTGACGGCGGCGCTGATCACCCTGGTGTTGGCTTTTGCCGTGGCCGCGTTTGGTTTTCACATGCCGCTGGAAAAAGTACTCGGCGCCGCTTTGCTGGGCATCCTCAGTGGGCTGTGGCCCATTGGCTACATCGTGTTGATGGCGGTGTGGCTGTACAAGTTGGCAGTCAAAAGCGGCAAGTTCGAGGTCATTCAGGACAGTATCGCGGTCATTTCCGAAGACCAGCGCATCCAGGTGATTTTGATCGCCTTCTGCTTTGGCGCCTTCCTTGAGGGCGCCGCAGGCTTCGGCGTACCCATTGCGATCTGCGCCGCATTGCTGGTGCAACTGGGCTTTGCACCGATCAAGGCGGCGATGCTGTGCCTGATCGCCAACGCGGCGGCCGGGGCCTATGGCGCCATCGGCATTCCAACGTTGGTGGGCGCGCTGCAAGGGGGCGTGCCGCTCAATGAACTGTCGCTGATGCTGATCGCCATCGTGCAGTTGTCGACGTTGTTTGTGCCCACCCTGCTGATCGCCGTGCTCGACGGTTGGCGCGGTGTGCGCGAAACCTGGCCGGTACTGCTGTTGATCGGCGTGTTGTTCAGCGGCCTGCAAACCCTGACCCTGTACTTTCTGGGCCCGGAGCTGGCCGACATCATCGCGCCGCTGGCGTGCATGGGCAGCCTGGCGCTGTTCATGCAATGCTGGAAACCCCGGCACATCTACCGCGAAGCCGGCGCCAGCACGGTTGCCAGCAAGCCGTGGACGCTGTGGCAAGTGATCGCCGCGTGGTCGCCGTTTTATATCCTCACCGCCGTGATCCTGACCTGGAGCCTGCCGGCGTTCAAAGCCTTGTTCAGTGCCCAGGGCCCGCTGGCCGCCAGCGTGTTGAGCTGGCCGATCCCGGCCCTGCACCTGGCCGTGGAGGAGCTGCCCCCCATCGTGCAAACGCCCCACGCCTTGCCCGCCGTGTGGAACGTGGGCCTGATCAATGCACCCGGCAGCGCCATCCTGATCGCGGTGCTGCTAACCACCCTGCTCTCGCCCAGGCTCACGTTTGGCGCCGCGGCCGGGCAACTGCGCACCACTGTCGTGGAGCTTTGGCGCCCCTTGAGCATGATCTCGCTGGTGATGGCGGTGGCCTACATCGCCAATTATTCCGGCGGCTCATCGGCCATGGGCCTGGGGCTGGCCGAGAGCGGCCGGGTGTTCCCGTTGATCGCACCGATCATCGGCTGGCTGGGGGTGTTCATCACCGGCTCCGTGGTCAACAACAACACCTTGTTCGCCCACTTGCAGGCAGTGACTGCCGCGCAAATCGGCACCAGCCCCGCGCTGTTAGTGGCCGCCAATACCAGCGGCGGGGTGATGGCCAAGTTGATCTCGCCGCAGTCCATTGCCATCGCCGCCGCGGCGGTGGGCCAGGTGGGCGGCGAGTCTTCGATCATGCGCACCACCCTGGTCTACAGCCTGGCCTTGTTGGCCTACGTGTGCCTGTGGACCTTTGCCCTGTCGCAGTGGGTGTGACGGTTGGATGAAATTTGCCTCAGGGCCAGGGCCGCTGCTATTCGATCGAATGGATTTGCCCTATATTCGCGCCGCTGAACGCCCGTCGCGGCGCGATTATTCCTGAAGGTTGAGCAACATCCATGTCCGAGCCGTTCGAAGTCCCCAGCCCCCATGAACACCATGTGGAACACGCCCATAAAAGCGGCGATAGCTTTGCCAGCAGAATCGCGGTGATGACTGCCGTGATGGCCACCGTGGGTGCCCTGCTCAGCTACCAGGCAGGCTCCAGCGAAAGCGAAGCGGCCATGGACAAGAACAACGCGGCCATCCAGAAGACCGAAGCGGCGAACCAGTGGAACTACTACCAGGCCAAATCCAGCCGGCAGAACCTGGCGGACCTGGCCAGCCACATGCCTGGCATGGACGCGGCGCATTACACCGCCGAGGCCGAGCGCTACAAGGCGCAAAAGGAAGAGGCCCGCAAAAAGGCCGAGGCCCTGGAGGAAAAGGCCAGCGCCTGGGATGAGCAATCCGAGCGGCTGCTGCACTCCCACCACCGCTGGGCCCAGGCGATGATGGCGATCCAGGTGGGGATTTCGCTGGCGGCAATCACCTTGCTTACGCGCAAGGAGTGGATGCGCAAACTGGCGCTGGGCGCCGGCGGCTTGAGCCTGGTGCTGGGCGGGTTGGCGGCGATGCACCTCTGAACCCAACGCCACCCCTGTAGGAGCGGCTACATCCGCGAAAAGCTTACCGCAGTGAATCAGGCATACTGCGGCGTGGCCTTCGCGGATGAATCCGTTCCTACAGGCAATCTTCGCACCAAGTTGTACGATATCGTATCAATTCGTTGTCAAACCAGCCACTTTTTGGCACTATCGCCCGCTTGAACCGTGCCGATAAATCCGCCATAGAGTGGTCTTGATGCCTGTCCCCCCAAACAATGCCCCGGCCGCAACGGGTGCGCTGCTGTCTCGCCGTGCCTTTGTCGCCGGCAGCCTGCTGGCCTGCACCTGGGCCGTTGGCAGCCAGCTGGCGCCCCTGGCCTATGCCGCGCAAGCGGCCGACCTTACGCCGGCCAAGGCCGCGTTCCTTAACCTTTCGCTGGTACTGACCGGGCGCACCCAGCTCAGCCCATCGCTTTCACAACGGTTGTTGGACGCACTGCTGGCCGATGCACCGGCGTTCGCCGATCAAGTACAGGCGCTGCACCAGTTCATCACCCAGCGCAGCTTGACGGCCGCCACCCTGCAAGGTGCGCTGGACGCAGAAAACGCCGCGTTCAAAGGCCTGCCCCGGCAGATCGTCACGGCCTGGTACACCGGCATCGTCGGTGACGGTGCCAAGGCCCGCTGCATCGCGTACGAGGAAACCCTGATGTACGCCGTGGTCGACGATCAACTCAAACCCCCGAGCTACGCCTTTGGCGGATACGGCTCGTGGGCTGCACAACCTGCCGGAGAATGAACATGGCCGAACAACTTAGCGCTGACGTCGTCGTCATCGGCTCCGGCGTGGTGGGCTCGTTGGCCGCACAAAAACTGGCCCAGAGCGGCGCCTCGGTGCTGATCCTGGAAGCCGGGCCACGGGTGGACCGTGGCACCCTGGTGGCGAACTTTCGCAACTCGCCGCGCAAAGGCGACTTCATGTCGCCCTACCCCGTCTCCGACTGGGCGCCGCACCCGATGTACAAGCCCACCGACAACGGCTACATCGAGCAAGCCGGGCCTTACCCCTACCCCGCCGAATACATCCGCATGGTCGGCGGTACCTCCTGGCACTGGGCCGCGCAGGCCTGGCGCATGGTGCCCAACGACTTCGTGCTGCTGAGCAAATACGGCGTGGGGCGTGACTGGCCGATCAGCTACAACGACCTGGAACCGTTCTACTGCGAAGCCGAGATCAAGATGGGCGTGTCGGGCCCGGTCAACAATGGCTCGCCGCGCAGCCAACCGTTCCCGATGGAGCCGGTGGCCATGTCGTGGCTGGAGCAGCGTTTTCGCGACCGCCTCAAGGGGGGCGGCTATGACGTGATCACCAACACCACCGCCCGCAACAGCCGCACCTATGACGGCCGCCCGGCCTGCTGTGGCAACAATAATTGCATGCCGATCTGCCCGATCGATGCGCAGTACCACGGCGGCATCGCGGCGGCCGCCGCCGAGAAATCCGGCGTGCGCCTGATCACCCATGCAGTGGTCTACCGCATCGAGCACGATGCCCAGGACCGCATCGTCGCGGTGCATTTCTACGACCCGGACAAACGCTCCACGCGGGTCACCGGCAAGCAGTTCATCCTGGCAGCCAACGGCATCGAAAGCCCGAAACTGCTGTTGCTGTCGGCCAGCGACAAGCACCCCAAGGGCCTGGCCAACAGCTCTGACACCGTGGGCCGCAACCTGATGGACCACCCCAGCAACTCGCTCACCTTCGAGGTGGACGAACCGCTGTGGCCGGGCCGCGGGCCCATGAGCCCGGCATCGATCCAGGGCATGCGCGACGGCGACTTCCGGTCGCAACACTCAGCTTTTCGCCTGGACATCAGCAACAGCAGCCGCGTGGCCTCGATCACCGCAGCCTTGATCGCCCAAGGCGTTTACGGCACGGAGCTGGAGCAGCGCATTCGTCACCTGGCAGCGCACCAGGTCAGCATCAAGAACGTGCTGGAACAACTGCCCAATCCGGAAAACCGCGTCACCTTGAGTGAGCGCAAAGACAAGCTTGGCATCCCCACCCCGCGCATCAGCTACTCCATCGACGCCTACGTGGAGCGCGGCATGGTCGAGTCCAGCCGCATCTACGAAGACATCGCGCGATTGATGGGCGGCACCAACCTGCAACATAGCCCGGCCGGCAAGTACAGCAACAACCAGCACATCACCGGGACCATGAGCATGGGCAGCGACC contains:
- a CDS encoding L-lactate permease; translation: MWQQIYDPVGNPYLAALLAAVPIVFFLLALTLLKLKGLTAALITLVLAFAVAAFGFHMPLEKVLGAALLGILSGLWPIGYIVLMAVWLYKLAVKSGKFEVIQDSIAVISEDQRIQVILIAFCFGAFLEGAAGFGVPIAICAALLVQLGFAPIKAAMLCLIANAAAGAYGAIGIPTLVGALQGGVPLNELSLMLIAIVQLSTLFVPTLLIAVLDGWRGVRETWPVLLLIGVLFSGLQTLTLYFLGPELADIIAPLACMGSLALFMQCWKPRHIYREAGASTVASKPWTLWQVIAAWSPFYILTAVILTWSLPAFKALFSAQGPLAASVLSWPIPALHLAVEELPPIVQTPHALPAVWNVGLINAPGSAILIAVLLTTLLSPRLTFGAAAGQLRTTVVELWRPLSMISLVMAVAYIANYSGGSSAMGLGLAESGRVFPLIAPIIGWLGVFITGSVVNNNTLFAHLQAVTAAQIGTSPALLVAANTSGGVMAKLISPQSIAIAAAAVGQVGGESSIMRTTLVYSLALLAYVCLWTFALSQWV
- a CDS encoding DUF4337 domain-containing protein translates to MSEPFEVPSPHEHHVEHAHKSGDSFASRIAVMTAVMATVGALLSYQAGSSESEAAMDKNNAAIQKTEAANQWNYYQAKSSRQNLADLASHMPGMDAAHYTAEAERYKAQKEEARKKAEALEEKASAWDEQSERLLHSHHRWAQAMMAIQVGISLAAITLLTRKEWMRKLALGAGGLSLVLGGLAAMHL
- a CDS encoding sorbitol dehydrogenase family protein, which translates into the protein MPVPPNNAPAATGALLSRRAFVAGSLLACTWAVGSQLAPLAYAAQAADLTPAKAAFLNLSLVLTGRTQLSPSLSQRLLDALLADAPAFADQVQALHQFITQRSLTAATLQGALDAENAAFKGLPRQIVTAWYTGIVGDGAKARCIAYEETLMYAVVDDQLKPPSYAFGGYGSWAAQPAGE
- a CDS encoding GMC family oxidoreductase, giving the protein MAEQLSADVVVIGSGVVGSLAAQKLAQSGASVLILEAGPRVDRGTLVANFRNSPRKGDFMSPYPVSDWAPHPMYKPTDNGYIEQAGPYPYPAEYIRMVGGTSWHWAAQAWRMVPNDFVLLSKYGVGRDWPISYNDLEPFYCEAEIKMGVSGPVNNGSPRSQPFPMEPVAMSWLEQRFRDRLKGGGYDVITNTTARNSRTYDGRPACCGNNNCMPICPIDAQYHGGIAAAAAEKSGVRLITHAVVYRIEHDAQDRIVAVHFYDPDKRSTRVTGKQFILAANGIESPKLLLLSASDKHPKGLANSSDTVGRNLMDHPSNSLTFEVDEPLWPGRGPMSPASIQGMRDGDFRSQHSAFRLDISNSSRVASITAALIAQGVYGTELEQRIRHLAAHQVSIKNVLEQLPNPENRVTLSERKDKLGIPTPRISYSIDAYVERGMVESSRIYEDIARLMGGTNLQHSPAGKYSNNQHITGTMSMGSDPKTSVVDAFGRTHDHENLFIASTGVMPTVNTVNSTLTAVALALRTADHMIKVG